ACCTCGCTCAAGGGACTGCTGGCCCTGATCGGCCGTGCCCGGGTGGTGATCGCTCCCGACTCCGGGCCGGTGCACATGGCCAATGCCATGGGCACGCCGGTGGTGGGCCTGTTCGCCACCACCAACCCCGATCGCGCCGCCCCCTACCGGTGGCGCGACTTCGTGGTCAACCGCTATCCCGATGCCGTGCGGGCCTATCTGCATCGTGAGCCCGACGAGATCACCTGGGGCCAGCGTGTCCGCCACCCCGACGCCATGACGCTGATTCGCATCGACGACGTGGTCCAGCGGCTCGATGCGCTGCTGGCACGGCCGCCCGAACGCAAGGAAGAGGAACGACCCGATGAAGCTTGACCTGACCGCGCTGGAACAGGCGCACGTGCTGGTGGTGGGCGACGTGATGCTCGACCGTTACTGGCAGGGTGCCACGTCGCGCATCTCCCCGGAGGCCCCGGTGCCGGTGGTGCGGGTGGAAGAGTGCGAGGACCGCCCCGGCGGCGCGGCCAACGTGGCGCTCAACATCGCCTCGCTGGGCGCTCATGCCGCGCTCAGCGGCATGGTCGGCGACGACGACAATGCCCGCCGGCTGGTCGAGCGCATGCATGCCGCCGGTGTCGACACCTACTTCGAGAGCAGCCCCGGGATTCCCACCATCACCAAGCTGCGTGTGATGAGCCGCAACCAGCAGCTGATTCGCCTCGACTTCGAGGAGGGGCTCGAGGAGCTCGACACCCGTGGGCTGCTGGCACGGGTCGAGCAGGGGCTTCCCGACTGCGACCTGGTCATCCTGTCCGATTACGGCAAGGGGACCCTCAACCGGGTCGAGGAGCTGATCGCGCTGGTACGCGGCGCCGGCAAGCGGGTGCTGATCGACCCCAAGGGCAACGACTTCGGCAAGTACCGCGGTGCCAGCGTGATCACCCCCAATCTGGCCGAGTTCGAGGCCGTGGTCGGCCACTGTCGCAGCGACGACGAGCTGGCCGCCAAGGGCGCGGCGCTGTGCGCCGAGCTCGAGCTCGAGGCGCTGCTGATCACCCGTAGCGAGAAGGGCATGACCCTGGTGCGTGGCGACCATGAGCCGCTGCACCTGCCGACCCGGGCGCGCGAGGTGTTCGATGTCACCGGTGCCGGCGACACCGTGATCGGCGTGCTGGGGTTGGCGCTGGCGGCCGGGCACGGCTTCCCGGAGGCGATGACCCTGGCCAACCTGGCGGCCGGCCTGGTGGTGGCCAAGCCCGGCACCGCCACGCTGTCGATCGCCGAACTCTATACCGCGGTACATGGCGACAAGCTGGCCGAATTCGGCGTCATCGGCGAGGCGCCGCTGATCGAGGCGGTGCGCGCTGCCCAGCTGCGCGGCGAGCGGGTGGTGATGACCAACGGCTGCTTCGATATCCTTCACGCCGGCCACGTGGCCTACCTGGAGCATGCTCGTCAGCTCGGCGACCGACTGGTGGTCGCGGTCAACGACGATGCCTCCATCGGCCGGCTCAAGGGCCCCAGGCGCCCGATCAACCCGCTCGCCCGGCGCATGCAGGTGCTGGCCGGCCTCGGCGCGGTGGACTGGGTGGTACCGTTCAGCGAGGACACCCCCCAGCGCCTGATCGAGGCGGTGCTGCCCGACGTGTTGGTCAAGGGGGGGGACTACCGCGTGGAGGAGATCGCCGGCGGCGAGGCGGTGCGCGCCGCCGGGGGCGAGGTGAAGGTGCTGGGCTTCGAAGACGGCGTCTCCACCACCGCCATGATCGCTACCATCCTCGACCGCGAAAGCTGATGCCCGCGGTCTCCCGCCGCTGGCCGCGCTGGCTCTACTCGGCCGCGCTCTACCTGCTTTCGCCCCTGCTCTGGCGGCGGGTATGGCGTGAGCAGGCGCTCACCAACCTGCGCCGGGAGCGGCTCGGGCTGCTGCCGCGCCCGCCCGCCGGGGTGCCCCGGCTGTGGCTGCACTGCGCCTCGGTGGGCGAGGTGCAGGCCGCGCGTCCCTTGATCGAGGCGCTGCTGGCGACGTATCCGCAACATCATCTGGTGGTGACCACCATGACCGCGACCGGCGCCGAACGGGTGCACGCCCTGATCGCCTCTAGGCGCCGGGCTGGCCAGGCCGAACGCCTGCACCACGGCTTCGTCCCGCTCGACTTCCCTGGCGCCGCACGCCGCTTCGTCGCGCGGCTCTCGCCCGCGCTCGCCCTCTTCTTCGAGACCGAGATCTGGCCCAACCTGCTGGCAGCGTGCCAACGCCGCGGCGTACCCACGGCGGTGGTCAATGGCCGACTCTCGCCACGCGCCTACCGCAGCTATCGTCGAGTGCGGCCGCTGATGGCGGCCGCCCTGGGCCGCCTCGACTGGCTGGCCGCCAAGTCGCGCGGCGACGCCGAACGCTTCCGTGCGCTGGGCATGCCGACCACGCGCACCGACGTGGTGGGGTCGCTCAAGTACGACCTGACGCCCGACGATGCGTCATGCGAGGCGAGCAAACGCCTGTGCACACGCTTCGGCTCGCGTCCCGTGTGGGTCGCCGGCTCGACCCACGCCGGCGAGGAAGCGCTGCTGCTGGAGGCCCATGCCCGCCTGCGCCAGTCCTACCCCGATGCCCTGCTGATCCTGGTGCCGCGCCATCCGCAGCGCTTCGAGGCGGTGGCCGGGCTCGTCCAGGAGCGCGGCATGGGGCTGGCACGGCGCTCGCTCGAGGAGTGGCCCGATGGCCGTACCGCCGTCTACCTGGGCGATACCATGGGCGAGCTGCTGATGCTCTACGGCGCCGCCGACCTGGCCTTCGTCGGCGGCAGCCTGGTGCCGGTGGGGGGGCACAACCTGCTCGAGCCGGCGGCCATGGGCGTGCCGGTGCTGACCGGACCGGAGCTGGCCAATTTCGCCGACGTGGCCGAGACCCTGCGCCAAGGCGGTGCGCTGGTCGAGGTGAGTGGCAGCGACATGCTGGCCGACACCCTGGTCACCCTGTTCCTCGACGAGGCCGAGCGCCACCGCCTGGCCGAGGCGGGCCTGGCGGTGGTCGCGGCCAATCGCGGCGCGCTGGCGCGCACCCTGGCGGGGTTGCAGCGCCTGCTGCCCGGTGAGTGAGTGCCAACCCCGGCGTCAGGCCGGCGTCAGCCGCTCCACTCCCCGCTCGGTGCCGAGCAGCAGCACGTCGGCACCGCGCGCGGCGAACAGGCCGTTGGTGACCACCCCGACGATGGCATTGAGGCGTGCCTCCATGGCCACCGGGTCGTCGATCATGAAGTCGTAGCAGTCGATGATCTGGTTGCCGTTGTCGGTGACCACGCCCTCGCGATAGACCGGATCGGCGCCCAGCTTGACCAGCTCGCGTGCGACATAGGAGCGCGCCATGGGGATCACCTCCACCGGCAGCGGGAAGGCGCCGAGGCGCTCGACCTTCTTCGAACCATCGGCGATGCAGATGAAGCGTTCGGCGCAGGCGGCCACGATCTTCTCGCGGGTGAGGGCCGCACCGCCGCCCTTGATCATGTGTAAGTGAGCGTTCACTTCGTCCGCGCCGTCGATGTAAAAGGGCACCGTGCCCACGCTGTTGAGTTCGAACACCTCGATACCATGGCCGCGCAGGCGCTCGGCGCTGGCCTCGGAACTGGCCACGGCGCCCTGGAAGTGGTGGCGCAGCCGCGCCAGACGGTCGATGAACAGATTGGCGGTGGAGCCGGTGCCGATGCCGAGGATGGTGTCGCGCTCGAGCCGCGATTCGATCTCGGCGATGGCGGCGGCGGCCACGGCGTCCTTCAGTTCGTCCTGGGTCATGTCGTGCTCGCTGTCGATGGGTGGCGGATGCCGCGCCATTATAGGCCAGACGACGCCGCCTGCCGACGCGTTCGCTGGACGACAGGGCGACGGAGATGCTACCTATAGGGGTTCTCTGCAGTGCAGCAGGCGCTGCGCCCCTCTGCGCCACTTTTCCTTCCGGGACACCAGGATGCTCGAAGCTACCGTCAAGAAGATCCTCCAGGCTCACGTCTACGAGGCCGCACGTGAAACGCCGATCTCACCGGCTCCCTTCCTGTCGCGACGCTTCAACAACCAGATCCTGATCAAGCGCGAGGACCTGCAGCCGGTCTACTCGTTCAAGATTCGCGGCGCCTACAACAAGATGGCGCAGCTCTCCGAGGAGCAGAAGGCCAGGGGCGTGATCGCCGCCTCGGCCGGCAACCACGCCCAGGGGCTGGCCCTGGCGGCCAGGCAGATGGGCGTCAAGGCGGTCATCGTGATGCCGCGCATCACCCCCGAGATCAAGGTCCAGGCGGTACGTGCGCGAGGGGCCAGGGTGGTGCTCAAGGGCGATGCCTTCGCCGCCGCCGCCGAGCACGCCCAGGAGCTGATGGCCGAGCACGGCTATACCTACATCCCCCCCTTCGACGACATCGACGTCATCGCCGGCCAGGGCACCGTGGCCATGGAGATCCTGCGCCAGCATAGCGGCCCGCTGGATGCCATCTTCGTGCCGGTGGGCGGTGGCGGGCTGATCGCCGGCGTGGCGGCCTACGTCAAGTACCTGCGCCCCGACATCAAGGTGATCGGCGTCGAGGCCGAGGACAGCGCCTGTCTCAAGGCGGCACTCGCGGCCGGCAAGCGCGTGACCCTCGACCAGGTCGGGGTATTCGCCGAGGGCGTGGCGGTGGCGCAGATCGGCAAGGTGCCGTTCAAGATCATGCGCAACCTGGTCGACGACGTCATCACCGTCAATGCCGACGAGATGTGCGCGGCGGTCAAGGATATCTTCGACGACACCCGGGCGGTGTCGGAGACGTCGGGGGCGCTATCGCTGGCCGGGCTCAAGAAGTACGTCCAGCAGACCGGCGTCGAGGGCCAGACCCTGCTGTGCATCAACTCCGGCGCCAACACCAACTTCGACCGCCTGCAGCACATCGCCGAGCGTACCGAGCTCGGCGAGCAGCGCGAGGCGATCCTGGCCGTGACCATTCCCGAGCGGCCCGGCAGCTTCAAGAAGTTCTGCCGCACCATCGGCAAGCGCATGGTGACCGAATTCAACTACCGCTACGCCGACCCCGAGGAGGCGCATATCTTCGTCGGCGTGCAGGTCAAGCCGGGTGGCGAGGACCGGCTGTCGGTGATCGACAAGCTGCGCGAGGCGGGCTATCCGGTGGTCGACCTCACCGACAACGAACTGGCCAAGCTGCACATCCGCCATCTCGGCGGCGGGCGGCCCAAGCAGCACTTCGACGAGGAGGTCTATCGCTTCGAGTTCCCCGAGCGACCCGGCGCGCTGATGAACTTCCTCACCCACCTGCCCCAGGACTGGAACATCTCGCTGTTCCACTATCGCAACCACGGTGCCGCCTTCGGGCGCGTGCTGGTCGGCATGCAGTTGCCCAACGGCGATCGCGCCCACGTCGAGGAGTACTTCGACGAGATCGGCTACCGCTACTGGAAGGAGTCGGACAACGACGCCTATCGCCTATTCATGGCCTGAACGGCCGACGATTCGGTGGGTGAGCGTTGACTTACGCCAAAGCGCCGAATTGGCTTGGGTTTCATTTTGTAATCGCGCCTTGAAGCGGTTGTCATCAAACCGTTACAAGCCCTATAGTCGGCGCTGTCGCGGGCGACTGCGACGCCCTTCACATCATGGGAACGTCAGGGAGCAGGTAATAATGAAGCGTAAGCCCGATCTGGTCATGGCACTGGTGCTGGCGTTTGGCATTGGTGTGGTGGTCACCGGCTATGCCCAGGCGCTGACAGGCGGCTGAGTCGGCGGACAGTGCCATGAGTAGATGATCCCACAACCGGCCGGAGCCCTGCTTCGGCCGGTTTTTCATGGCGACTGGCAACGCCGCTCAGGGGCGCACGACCCGCGCGTCGCTGACGATGGCGTCCAGCGGCACGTCCCACGGCGCCGTCGGCAGGCGATCCACCCGCTGGCAATCGTGGGCCAGACCGATCAGCGTGGGGCGTGGGCCGGGGCGCCGGGTGAAGGCGAGGCTGCGGTCGTAGAAGCCGCCGCCCATGCCCATGCGCTGGCCCTGGTCGTCGAAGCCCACCAGCGGCAGCAGGATCAGGTCCAGCGCCCAGGTCGCCCGCCGCCGGGCACGGTGGGCGCCATGGCGCGTTTGTGGCTCGGGGATGCCGAAGCGGTTGCGCCGCATGGGCGTGCCGGGATGGTAGTGGACGAACCACAGGCTATTGTCCGACAGCGGCTTGAGCACGGGCAGGTAGACGCGAACCCCGCGGCGCGACAGCCAGGGAATCAGCGGCCGGGGGTCGATCTCGCCATCGTTGGGCAGGTAGAGCGCCACGCGCCTGGCGCGTTGCACCTCGGGTAGCTGGCGCAGGCGTCGGCACAGGGTCAGGTCGGCTCGTCGGCGCTGGCGCGGGCTCAGCGCACGGCGGCGATGCCGCAGCGCCTGGCGCAGCTGGCGCCGGGAAGCGAAGTCTTCGCTGACGAGGGGGTCTTGCAGGGCATGCATGATACGGTGGAGTTCCCCAGAGTGCCGCTGTCGTTCTGGCCCTTGAACCCTTGGTTCAAGGTGGGTGGCCGCAGCCGAACCGTCAGGCTTTCCGACGCACGGACATGCACACGGGTCCGGCTAGCCGATGGCCGCCCTGGGTATTGCTCATAGGCTCGAGGGACTTCAACGACTGGCCAACACCCCAGGGAACACCTTCATCCTATCAGAGCTCACGGGCCGGTCCAACGTCATTCGGCAGGAGTTATGTTACCCGGCGCCGCCGCCGCCATGGCCTGCTCCAGACGTTCGCTCAGCCGATCGAGCTGCTGCTCCTCGTGGCGCCGGGTATCCAGCACCTCGAGCAGTTCATGGGTGATGTTGAGCGCGGCCATGAGGGCCACGCGCTCGCTGCCGAGCAGGTTGTTCTGGGAGTGGATGCCCTGCATGGCCCGATCGAGATAGCGGGCGGCCCGCTCCAGCTTGCGCTCTTCGCCGGCGTTGCAGGCGAACACGTAGTGCCGGCCCAGCAGGGTCACCTGTGCGGTGGGGCGATTGGCGTCGTCGCTCATGGCGGGCTCCGGTGTCGGCTTGTCGGCCCGATGCGTTAACATCCGGTGGAACAAGACACATCAATTCAGCCATTCACTATAAGAGAGCCCTTCCCAGGCGGTCAACGCAGCGGAGGCGGCTCAGCGCCATTCGACAAGAGGTTTTCCGCAATGTCACCGATCGACGATCGTCCGGATTTCTCCACCCTGGCCGACCTCTTCCTCTCCCATGGCAGCATGCAGTCGCCGGCCTTTCTCGACGGTCGGCTATGCGCCGAGCTGGCGCTGCACGATCTCGGCGCCGAGGCCTGGCTGGAGGAGGTTTGCCAAGGTCTCGGCGTCGAGCAGCCACGTGATCGCGAGAGCGCCGAAGCGCTGCTGGCCTGGCGTCGCCAGACCCTGGAGGCGCTCGCCGACAGTGGCCTCAACTACGAGCCGCTGCTGCCCGACGATCTCTTCTCTCTGGCCGAGCGTGCCCGCGGCCTGCAGGAGTGGACCCTCGGCTTCCTCGAGGTGATCGAGGCTGCCGGCGACGGGCCGCGGCAGGGCTGGTCGCAGGCGCTGCGCGAGGCGATCGACGACCTCGAGGCGCTGGGCGCCATGGAGACCGACCTCGAGGAGAGCGCCGAGAACGAGAACGATCTCTTCGCGCTGACCGAGCACGCCCGCATGGCGGCGATGCTGCTCTACACCGAGCAGCATCCGGGCCAGCCGCAGGTGGAGAACGGCGAGCCCACTCGCCACTAGGCCGAGAAAATCGGCTCTCCGATTCCCTTCCGTAGCCAGCAAGGAGCCAAGATGCTGCCCGATCCTCTTCCCCGCCCCGCCCCGATCGGCAACGACGAATATCGTGCCCGGCGCGCGGCGCTGATGCAGCGCCTGCCGGCGGACAGCGCCGTGCTGTTGCTCGGCGCTACCCTGACTACCCGCTCGCGCGACAGCGACTACCCCTTCCGCCAGAACAGCGATTTCCACTATCTCACCGGCTTTCCCGAGCCCGACGCCTTGCTGCTGCTGCTGCCGGGGCGCGGCGAGGGCGAAAGCGTGCTGTTCTGCCAGGATCGTGACCCCGCGCTGGAGGCCTGGACCGGTCGCCGGCTGGGGGCCGAAGGTGCCGTACGCGAGCACGGCGTCGACCAGGCCTTCGAGAACGTCGAGCGCGATGAGCGCCTGGAGACGCTGCTCGACGGCCGCCCTGCCCTCTACCTGCTGCTCGAGGACGGCGAGGCCATGGCGCTGGCCGATGACGTCCGCGGGCGCCTGGCGGCCAGGGCGCGCCGCGGCGCCCGGCCGCCGCAGAGCTACGTCGACCTGGCGCCGTTGCTGCACGAGCAGCGCCTGATCAAGAGCGAGAACGAGCTCGCGCTGATGCGGCATGCGGCGCAAATCTCGGCGCTGGCGCACCGACGTGCCATGCGTGCGGCGCGCCCCGGCCTGGCCGAATACCATCTGCAGGCCGAGCTGGAGCACGAGTTCCGCTGGCACGGCGGCAGCGGGCCGGCCTACGCCAGCATCGTGGGTGGCGGTGCCAACGCCTGTGTGCTGCACTACGTCGAGAATAACGCGCCGTTACATGACGGTGCGCTGGTGCTGATCGACGCCGGCGCGGAGTTCGACCTCTACGCCGGCGACATCACCCGCACCTTCCCGGTCGGCGGTCGCTTCGACGAAGCCCAGCGCGCGCTGTACGAGATGGTGCTGGCGGCGCAGGAGCGTGCCGTCGCGGCGGTTCGCCCCGGTGCGACCCTGACCGCGATCCACGACGGCGTGGTGCGCGACCTCACCGCGGGGTTGATTCGGCTTGGCCTGCTCGCCGGCGACGTCGAGGCGCGCATCGAGGACGAGAGCTACAAGCGCTTCTACCTGCACTCGACCTCGCACTGGCTGGGACTCGACGTCCACGACGTGGGGGAGTATCGCCTCGAGGGCCAGCCGCGGCCGCTGGCGCCGGGCATGGTCCTGACGGTGGAGCCCGGGCTGTACATCCCGGCCGACGAGGATATTCCCCGGCAGTTTCGCGGCATCGGCATTCGCATCGAGGACGATGTCGCGGTGACCGCC
This portion of the Billgrantia sulfidoxydans genome encodes:
- the rpiA gene encoding ribose-5-phosphate isomerase RpiA, which encodes MTQDELKDAVAAAAIAEIESRLERDTILGIGTGSTANLFIDRLARLRHHFQGAVASSEASAERLRGHGIEVFELNSVGTVPFYIDGADEVNAHLHMIKGGGAALTREKIVAACAERFICIADGSKKVERLGAFPLPVEVIPMARSYVARELVKLGADPVYREGVVTDNGNQIIDCYDFMIDDPVAMEARLNAIVGVVTNGLFAARGADVLLLGTERGVERLTPA
- a CDS encoding UPF0149 family protein; translation: MSPIDDRPDFSTLADLFLSHGSMQSPAFLDGRLCAELALHDLGAEAWLEEVCQGLGVEQPRDRESAEALLAWRRQTLEALADSGLNYEPLLPDDLFSLAERARGLQEWTLGFLEVIEAAGDGPRQGWSQALREAIDDLEALGAMETDLEESAENENDLFALTEHARMAAMLLYTEQHPGQPQVENGEPTRH
- the ilvA gene encoding threonine ammonia-lyase, biosynthetic; this encodes MLEATVKKILQAHVYEAARETPISPAPFLSRRFNNQILIKREDLQPVYSFKIRGAYNKMAQLSEEQKARGVIAASAGNHAQGLALAARQMGVKAVIVMPRITPEIKVQAVRARGARVVLKGDAFAAAAEHAQELMAEHGYTYIPPFDDIDVIAGQGTVAMEILRQHSGPLDAIFVPVGGGGLIAGVAAYVKYLRPDIKVIGVEAEDSACLKAALAAGKRVTLDQVGVFAEGVAVAQIGKVPFKIMRNLVDDVITVNADEMCAAVKDIFDDTRAVSETSGALSLAGLKKYVQQTGVEGQTLLCINSGANTNFDRLQHIAERTELGEQREAILAVTIPERPGSFKKFCRTIGKRMVTEFNYRYADPEEAHIFVGVQVKPGGEDRLSVIDKLREAGYPVVDLTDNELAKLHIRHLGGGRPKQHFDEEVYRFEFPERPGALMNFLTHLPQDWNISLFHYRNHGAAFGRVLVGMQLPNGDRAHVEEYFDEIGYRYWKESDNDAYRLFMA
- a CDS encoding 5-formyltetrahydrofolate cyclo-ligase, which gives rise to MHALQDPLVSEDFASRRQLRQALRHRRRALSPRQRRRADLTLCRRLRQLPEVQRARRVALYLPNDGEIDPRPLIPWLSRRGVRVYLPVLKPLSDNSLWFVHYHPGTPMRRNRFGIPEPQTRHGAHRARRRATWALDLILLPLVGFDDQGQRMGMGGGFYDRSLAFTRRPGPRPTLIGLAHDCQRVDRLPTAPWDVPLDAIVSDARVVRP
- the waaA gene encoding lipid IV(A) 3-deoxy-D-manno-octulosonic acid transferase, with product MPAVSRRWPRWLYSAALYLLSPLLWRRVWREQALTNLRRERLGLLPRPPAGVPRLWLHCASVGEVQAARPLIEALLATYPQHHLVVTTMTATGAERVHALIASRRRAGQAERLHHGFVPLDFPGAARRFVARLSPALALFFETEIWPNLLAACQRRGVPTAVVNGRLSPRAYRSYRRVRPLMAAALGRLDWLAAKSRGDAERFRALGMPTTRTDVVGSLKYDLTPDDASCEASKRLCTRFGSRPVWVAGSTHAGEEALLLEAHARLRQSYPDALLILVPRHPQRFEAVAGLVQERGMGLARRSLEEWPDGRTAVYLGDTMGELLMLYGAADLAFVGGSLVPVGGHNLLEPAAMGVPVLTGPELANFADVAETLRQGGALVEVSGSDMLADTLVTLFLDEAERHRLAEAGLAVVAANRGALARTLAGLQRLLPGE
- the hldE gene encoding bifunctional D-glycero-beta-D-manno-heptose-7-phosphate kinase/D-glycero-beta-D-manno-heptose 1-phosphate adenylyltransferase HldE, yielding MKLDLTALEQAHVLVVGDVMLDRYWQGATSRISPEAPVPVVRVEECEDRPGGAANVALNIASLGAHAALSGMVGDDDNARRLVERMHAAGVDTYFESSPGIPTITKLRVMSRNQQLIRLDFEEGLEELDTRGLLARVEQGLPDCDLVILSDYGKGTLNRVEELIALVRGAGKRVLIDPKGNDFGKYRGASVITPNLAEFEAVVGHCRSDDELAAKGAALCAELELEALLITRSEKGMTLVRGDHEPLHLPTRAREVFDVTGAGDTVIGVLGLALAAGHGFPEAMTLANLAAGLVVAKPGTATLSIAELYTAVHGDKLAEFGVIGEAPLIEAVRAAQLRGERVVMTNGCFDILHAGHVAYLEHARQLGDRLVVAVNDDASIGRLKGPRRPINPLARRMQVLAGLGAVDWVVPFSEDTPQRLIEAVLPDVLVKGGDYRVEEIAGGEAVRAAGGEVKVLGFEDGVSTTAMIATILDRES
- the pepP gene encoding Xaa-Pro aminopeptidase, with product MLPDPLPRPAPIGNDEYRARRAALMQRLPADSAVLLLGATLTTRSRDSDYPFRQNSDFHYLTGFPEPDALLLLLPGRGEGESVLFCQDRDPALEAWTGRRLGAEGAVREHGVDQAFENVERDERLETLLDGRPALYLLLEDGEAMALADDVRGRLAARARRGARPPQSYVDLAPLLHEQRLIKSENELALMRHAAQISALAHRRAMRAARPGLAEYHLQAELEHEFRWHGGSGPAYASIVGGGANACVLHYVENNAPLHDGALVLIDAGAEFDLYAGDITRTFPVGGRFDEAQRALYEMVLAAQERAVAAVRPGATLTAIHDGVVRDLTAGLIRLGLLAGDVEARIEDESYKRFYLHSTSHWLGLDVHDVGEYRLEGQPRPLAPGMVLTVEPGLYIPADEDIPRQFRGIGIRIEDDVAVTAEGHEVLTAEVPKQVAEIEALMAKD
- a CDS encoding cell division protein ZapA encodes the protein MSDDANRPTAQVTLLGRHYVFACNAGEERKLERAARYLDRAMQGIHSQNNLLGSERVALMAALNITHELLEVLDTRRHEEQQLDRLSERLEQAMAAAAPGNITPAE